Proteins encoded in a region of the Sugiyamaella lignohabitans strain CBS 10342 chromosome B, complete sequence genome:
- the SEC12 gene encoding Sar family guanine nucleotide exchange factor SEC12 — protein sequence MSGSKSAVGGQLASGDDASSSSTGSIAGSAPSELLSSDSDIIDVSYPVFASVWDSNSSLVIGGGGGEGRNGVKNKITVIKVRPENKGLAVRNEIVLAGDEDNPTSLDVGGHGRIYAGVNRSTKAIQEGRNTHLRVFDYKNTSIRDGSGVTGGTSEELAAVKVFSANDSNEYQKCTRVSNSGELLALSSSSSPGSLYVIETKVLLDRSGSDVTETSDTLYTKTAGSGPINDIDFSPGSDKLAYISDSKLYVINAQTGEENIVVDMPRKDAKFAKLRYISENTVIIAANLNQRKGVVLYKFNPNTGGRIASRALSSKIRAISTMDAGSKYTVVGTSDCSIAIVSSTSLNSLKKLDRVHEIAITSVALNRSQTRIASTSVSGTVRVLELPLDGIFNGGIKSIIYALWSVILIALLAVVLQVLMKRQFFDALISSEDTGAVTITSDTLSGEVIDATSTPFVTSEEPVSTVESIEAEIPTPETEEPEYQFVDENEPPVLTPKEDTETTSFDIEEPELPADATNNQDEQPPVLTPEQGTETAISNTDEPEVSADATDIQENEPNETDTPHLETDPDTVVVDAEASIPETDVETPETPFAPVPESTPEAVSDYETHETHETPADPEPVAEPLSEHGDDL from the exons ATGAGCGGTAGTAAAAGCGCAGTCGGCGGACAGCTGGCCAGCGGCGATGACGCCAGCAGCTCGTCCACGGGGTCTATCGCCGGGTCAGCACCGAGCGAACTTCTTAGTAGTGATTCCGACATCATTGATGTGTCATATCCCGTTTTCGCGTCCGTGTGGGACTCCAACAGCTCTCTGGTGAtaggtggaggtggtggtgagggCCGAAATGGCGTGAAAAACAAGATT ACGGTGATTAAAGTGAGACCCGAGAACAAAGGTTTGGCGGTCAGAAATGAGATTGTGCTTGCTGGTGACGAGGACAATCCGACCAGTTTGGACGTTGGCGGCCATGGTCGAATCTATGCTGGTGTCAATCGGAGTACTAAAGCTATACAGGAAGGCAGAAACACTCACTTGAGAGTGTTTGATTACAAAAATACTAGTATAAGAGATGGCTCTGGCGTCACTGGTGGTACTAGTGAGGAGTTGGCAGCAGTCAAAGTATTTTCTGCTAACGATTCTAATGAGTACCAGAAATGTACTAGAGTGTCGAATTCAGGTGAGCTATTAGCGTTGAGCTCTAGTTCAAGTCCTGGATCCCTATATGTGATTGAGACCAAGGTTCTGTTAGACCGGTCTGGTTCGGATGTGACGGAGACGTCAGATACTCTTTATACGAAGACGGCCGGTTCAGGACCTATAAATGACATTGACTTTTCACCGGGTTCCGACAAGTTGGCATATATCAGTGACTCAAAACTTTACGTAATTAATGCACAGACTGGTGAGGAGAATATAGTGGTTGATATGCCTCGAAAAGATGCCAAGTTCGCTAAATTGCGGTACATTTCAGAAAACACAGTCATCATAGCAGCCAACTTGAATCAGCGAAAAGGAGTTGTTTTATACAAATTCAACCCCAATACAGGCGGTAGAATCGCATCACGAGCCCTCTCATCCAAGATTCGTGCCATTTCGACCATGGATGCTGGATCAAAGTATACAGTAGTCGGCACGTCTGACTGTAGTATAGCCATTGTTTCGAGCACCAGCTTGAACTCGCTGAAAAAATTGGACCGAGTCCACGAGATCGCTATTACCAGTGTGGCTCTTAACAGGAGTCAAACCCGTATTGCCAGTACTTCAGTGTCAGGTACAGTTCGGGTACTGGAGCTGCCACTTGACGGCATTTTCAATGGCGGCATTAAAAGCATTATATATGCTCTTTGGAGTGTTATTCTGATTGCACTTCTAGCAGTTGTTCTTCAAGTTCTCATGAAGCGACAGTTTTTTGACGCCCTTATATCGTCCGAGGACACTGGTGCCGTTACTATAACCTCCGATACACTTTCCGGAGAGGTTATTGACGCTACTTCTACACCTTTTGTGACGAGCGAAGAGCCGGTATCAACAGTTGAAAGCATTGAAGCCGAGATACCTACACCCGAAACGGAAGAGCCAGAATACCAGTTTGTCGACGAGAATGAGCCACCAGTTCTAACTCCCAAGGAGGATACTGAAACTACTAGCTTCGACATCGAGGAACCAGAACTGCCTGCTGATGCTACCAACAACCAAGACGAACAGCCACCAGTACTAACTCCAGAGCAGGGCACCGAAACCGCTATCTCTAACACCGACGAGCCAGAGGTGTCGGCTGATGCTACCGATATCCAAGAAAACGAGCCGAATGAGACCGACACCCCTCACCTCGAAACTGATCCCGATACAGTTGTCGTAGATGCTGAAGCTTCTATCCCCGAAACCGACGTCGAAACACCAGAAACTCCCTTCGCACCAGTTCCTGAGAGCACACCCGAGGCAGTCTCGGACTACGAAACTCACGAAACACACGAAACACCTGCCGACCCAGAGCCAGTCGCCGAGCCGCTCTCCGAACACGGCGATGACCTGTAG
- the MTF1 gene encoding Mtf1p (Mitochondrial RNA polymerase specificity factor; has structural similarity to S-adenosylmethionine-dependent methyltransferases and functional similarity to bacterial sigma-factors; Mtf1p interacts with and stabilizes the Rpo41p-promoter complex, enhancing DNA bending and melting to facilitate pre-initiation open complex formation; GO_component: GO:0034245 - mitochondrial DNA-directed RNA polymerase complex [Evidence IDA] [PMID 7929382]; GO_component: GO:0005758 - mitochondrial intermembrane space [Evidence IDA] [PMID 12270918]; GO_component: GO:0005758 - mitochondrial intermembrane space [Evidence IDA] [PMID 22984289]; GO_component: GO:0005759 - mitochondrial matrix [Evidence IDA] [PMID 12270918]; GO_component: GO:0005739 - mitochondrion [Evidence IEA,IEA]; GO_component: GO:0005739 - mitochondrion [Evidence IDA] [PMID 16823961]; GO_function: GO:0003677 - DNA binding [Evidence IEA]; GO_function: GO:0003723 - RNA binding [Evidence IEA]; GO_function: GO:0008168 - methyltransferase activity [Evidence IEA]; GO_function: GO:0034246 - mitochondrial RNA polymerase binding promoter specificity activity [Evidence IDA] [PMID 20008320]; GO_function: GO:0034246 - mitochondrial RNA polymerase binding promoter specificity activity [Evidence IDA,IPI] [PMID 7929382]; GO_function: GO:0000179 - rRNA (adenine-N6,N6-)-dimethyltransferase activity [Evidence IEA]; GO_function: GO:0008649 - rRNA methyltransferase activity [Evidence IEA]; GO_function: GO:0016740 - transferase activity [Evidence IEA]; GO_process: GO:0032259 - methylation [Evidence IEA]; GO_process: GO:0031167 - rRNA methylation [Evidence IEA]; GO_process: GO:0000154 - rRNA modification [Evidence IEA]; GO_process: GO:0006355 - regulation of transcription, DNA-templated [Evidence IEA]; GO_process: GO:0006391 - transcription initiation from mitochondrial promoter [Evidence IDA] [PMID 19920143]; GO_process: GO:0006351 - transcription, DNA-templated [Evidence IEA]): MGYDKFYNKNVTIIDAYPGLGVWSAALHNVIRPQNHILLEPHVNYKNFLKSLERPDNSWRVHPEDPFRWSTFQNLVDQKLYEPRKLPRTDIHNEIIFTANLSMIQGEQLCVQYLNCVTNQSWLQQYGRVRMLLWVREPTAEKLLATKEAKARHRVSVQCESCTESRVLLGEITDQEVSHSALLETVKGDFHPPKSDPPVLLEINPIENQVDYVDSFEYVIKMLFVLRTKLLREALGTLGPGAQVDLADQLQDILDKRPQDMSLDEIKRVVYAFEMWAFKPDILHDFYDDGNGGLGT; the protein is encoded by the coding sequence ATGGGATATGACAAGTTCTATAACAAGAATGTCACTATAATAGATGCTTACCCCGGACTGGGTGTATGGTCGGCTGCTTTACATAATGTTATAAGACCGCAAAATCATATTCTTTTAGAGCCTCATGTAAATTATAAGAATTTTTTGAAGTCGCTTGAGAGGCCCGACAACAGCTGGAGAGTGCATCCAGAAGATCCATTTCGGTGGTCGACGTTTCAAAATTTGGTAGATCAGAAATTATATGAGCCACGGAAACTGCCACGAACTGACATTCACAACGAGATCATCTTTACTGCAAATCTATCTATGATCCAGGGAGAACAGTTATGTGTCCAATATTTAAACTGTGTAACCAACCAGAGCTGGCTTCAGCAATATGGACGAGTTCGTATGCTTCTATGGGTACGAGAACCAACTGCTGAGAAGCTATTAGCAACCaaagaagcaaaagcaAGACACCGAGTATCAGTCCAGTGTGAATCATGTACAGAATCCAGAGTATTATTAGGAGAGATCACGGATCAAGAAGTTTCACATAGTGCATTACTGGAAACAGTCAAAGGAGATTTCCACCCTCCGAAATCGGATCCACCAGTTCTACTCGAAATCAATCCGATAGAAAACCAAGTGGATTACGTGGATTCGTTTGAATATGTGATTAAAATGTTATTTGTGCTACGAACCAAGCTGTTACGAGAGGCATTAGGAACACTAGGACCTGGGGCACAGGTCGATCTGGCCGACCAGTTACAGGATATTCTTGACAAGAGACCCCAGGATATGAGTCTGGACGAGATCAAGAGAGTAGTGTATGCATTTGAGATGTGGGCATTCAAGCCGGATATTTTGCATGATTTCTATGACGATGGAAACGGCGGTCTAGGAACCTAA
- the CHA4 gene encoding Cha4p (DNA binding transcriptional activator; mediates serine/threonine activation of the catabolic L-serine (L-threonine) deaminase (CHA1); Zinc-finger protein with Zn[2]-Cys[6] fungal-type binuclear cluster domain; GO_component: GO:0005634 - nucleus [Evidence IEA,IEA,IEA]; GO_component: GO:0005634 - nucleus [Evidence IPI] [PMID 8889513]; GO_function: GO:0003677 - DNA binding [Evidence IEA,IEA]; GO_function: GO:0046872 - metal ion binding [Evidence IEA]; GO_function: GO:0043565 - sequence-specific DNA binding [Evidence IDA] [PMID 19111667]; GO_function: GO:0043565 - sequence-specific DNA binding [Evidence IDA] [PMID 19158363]; GO_function: GO:0000981 - sequence-specific DNA binding RNA polymerase II transcription factor activity [Evidence IEA]; GO_function: GO:0003700 - sequence-specific DNA binding transcription factor activity [Evidence IDA,IPI,ISS] [PMID 8889513]; GO_function: GO:0008270 - zinc ion binding [Evidence IEA]; GO_process: GO:0009063 - cellular amino acid catabolic process [Evidence IGI,IMP] [PMID 8889513]; GO_process: GO:0045893 - positive regulation of transcription, DNA-templated [Evidence IMP] [PMID 8889513]; GO_process: GO:0006357 - regulation of transcription from RNA polymerase II promoter [Evidence IEA]; GO_process: GO:0006355 - regulation of transcription, DNA-templated [Evidence IEA,IEA]; GO_process: GO:0006366 - transcription from RNA polymerase II promoter [Evidence IEA]; GO_process: GO:0006351 - transcription, DNA-templated [Evidence IEA,IEA]), whose amino-acid sequence MSFIKSPPHDDSLVPNNNHRYPGPDTVGSSISGVNGGGSGINLNNGDGVMGNNSMGLGNGSGQGELGSGQGNANGGGGFSAINFGTGNFKPIPAGSISVPPSSMSPPGPTGGPTGGPKNFSFVANPVNPTNNSSKDKKKLVVACAGCRKKKIKCSGHRPACTNCLRINVECEYPIVRNRGSRYGYTKMLSRRLDALRVYCSEDLSEGSSPVSQISQSSNTSNSGGAPIGSSLNRALPITDEQQLMRQISSKSDQEAHHLHHLAEINLQKSSLSSQQGISGLSDLMTTTTAEDKRAANIITGLKSGPPTRKGSPEIDSLLPPSDIVIHLAEVYFKYIHNQTYSFLHKPTFMIRLRRGDVNRGLVLALCGLAARFSRHPKITKSGQNAHKAGEVFAERARQVLSREFDSPSVEAVQAMICLTQHDFFKHKGGKAMIYISMAMPMALNLGLNKELPDDSPATWLERECRRRTFWSLVVLDRLGHATSTYPIQLDEISDILLPCPYHNFENNIPTLTTTFANRDLSIPSHRDLDVFSYHMEATLIWNKINRYVSSKNNESTPPWKSDSKFAALEQEYLHLKNDVVPSKFKYSKGTLNELSALNRAGTYLHLHTELLAAQFLLYRTVYPYDPSRYSFPDKPPKEFIEKAVCNVQDAANSMAAIVSDILQLEDTTVAPFISFCVFTVSSVHVALSFSPDAVVAGRAKQNLALTLRLLVILREYWYIVGVWCVMLKDRYTKKLAVSKEGAARRQLQGGVSSDRIEFSETDGAHGDDDDEDGDKTTPTSLSRPSTPPAYLPEDLIKHGTSSNIGSTATTRPGSPFSTKPGLGSFHEFPGDQLPAKRIKVDMSTSNSHEQYTDHQPDADIHLGERQQLPSQDIPFSISGQPSSGAPSEMGTADILHDDGAEWLNALDSRNFFDFGSLYNFDSTIARPLPEVPAMQFNADKEQSILEHILENVMDKVPDDLY is encoded by the coding sequence ATGTCGTTCATTAAAAGCCCTCCACATGATGATTCTCTAGTACCCAATAATAATCATAGATATCCTGGCCCTGATACGGTAGGTTCTTCTATTTCTGGCGtcaatggtggtggttctggcATTAATTTGAATAATGGAGATGGCGTGATGGGCAATAATAGTATGGGTCTAGGAAATGGCTCGGGACAGGGTGAGTTAGGATCTGGTCAAGGAAACGCCAATGGAGGCGGGGGATTTTCGGCCATTAACTTTGGCACTGGTAATTTCAAACCCATTCCAGCTGGATCTATTAGTGTACCTCCAAGTTCAATGAGTCCACCAGGACCAACTGGGGGTCCAACTGGTGGACCCAAGAACTTTTCATTTGTGGCCAATCCAGTCAACCCAACCAATAATTCATCtaaagacaagaaaaaactGGTGGTTGCTTGCGCTGGGTgtagaaagaaaaaaatcaagtGCTCTGGTCATCGTCCAGCATGTACAAATTGTTTACGTATCAATGTTGAATGTGAATATCCTATTGTCAGAAACAGAGGGTCCAGATACGGGTATACAAAAATGCTCAGTCGTCGTTTAGACGCTTTGAGAGTGTACTGCTCAGAAGATTTGTCCGAGGGATCATCTCCAGTGTCGCAAATATCACAGTCGAGTAATACTAGCAATTCTGGCGGTGCTCCTATTGGTTCATCTCTTAATCGTGCATTACCTATAACAGATGAACAGCAGCTTATGAGACAGATATCGTCAAAATCCGATCAAGAAGcacatcatcttcatcacttAGCAGAAATCAACCTACAAAAATCGTCACTGTCGTCTCAACAGGGTATTTCTGGCTTGTCTGATTTGATGACCACCACGACCGCTGAGGATAAACGAGCTGCTAATATCATCACAGGACTAAAATCAGGACCACCTACTCGGAAAGGGTCACCGGAAATCGATTCGTTATTACCGCCATCAGACATCGTTATCCACTTGGCAGAAGTATATTTCAAGTATATTCACAATCAGACCTACTCGTTTCTACATAAACCGACATTTATGATAAGATTACGACGTGGAGACGTCAATCGAGGACTCGTATTAGCGCTTTGTGGACTAGCAGCGAGGTTTTCTCGTCATCCGAAAATCACTAAAAGTGGACAGAATGCACATAAAGCAGGTGAAGTATTTGCTGAGCGAGCAAGACAAGTATTGAGTCGAGAGTTTGACAGCCCGTCTGTCGAGGCTGTCCAGGCCATGATATGTCTTACTCAACACGATTTCTTCAAACACAAGGGCGGAAAAGCGATGATTTATATATCCATGGCAATGCCAATGGCTTTGAATCTAGGCCTAAATAAAGAATTACCTGATGATTCCCCTGCTACATGGCTGGAAAGAGAATGCCGTCGTCGTACGTTTTGGTCGTTAGTGGTTCTTGACAGACTAGGCCATGCTACTAGTACCTACCCAATTCAACTGGATGAAATATCCGACATCCTCCTGCCATGTCCGTATCATAATTTTGAAAACAATATACCAACACTGACAACCACGTTCGCTAATCGTGACTTGTCTATTCCCTCGCATCGAGACTTGGATGTGTTCTCGTACCACATGGAAGCCACATTAATTTGgaacaaaatcaacaggTATGTGTCTTCTAAAAACAACGAATCAACCCCTCCTTGGAAATCCGACTCGAAATTCGCTGCTCTCGAACAAGAATATCTGCATCTCAAAAACGACGTGGTACCTAGCAAGTTCAAGTATTCCAAAGGCACTCTAAACGAGTTGAGTGCTTTGAATCGAGCTGGCACCTATCTCCATCTCCATACCGAACTGCTTGCAGCCCAATTCCTACTCTACCGCACTGTCTACCCTTACGACCCCTCGAGGTATTCATTTCCAGACAAACCACCCAAAGAGTTCATTGAGAAAGCTGTATGCAACGTTCAAGATGCTGCTAACTCAATGGCTGCCATAGTGTCTGATATTTTACAGTTGGAAGATACTACCGTAGCACCATTTATCAGTTTCTGTGTGTTCACGGTATCTTCGGTGCATGTTGCACTATCATTCTCACCCGATGCAGTTGTTGCGGGTCGAGCAAAACAGAATCTCGCACTCACACTTCGACTACTGGTTATCCTGCGAGAATACTGGTACATAGTGGGAGTATGGTGTGTGATGCTGAAAGATAGATACACCAAGAAACTGGCTGTTTCCAAAGAAGGAGCTGCCAGACGGCAATTACAAGGCGGAGTATCGAGTGATAGAATAGAATTTTCGGAAACAGATGGTGCCCatggagatgatgacgatgaagacggAGATAAAACCACACCGACCAGTTTGTCACGACCTAGTACACCTCCAGCATACCTACCTGAAGATCTCATTAAACACGGAACTTCTAGCAATATTGGATCGACTGCGACTACCCGACCTGGCTCGCCATTCAGTACTAAACCAGGACTGGGTTCGTTTCACGAGTTTCCTGGCGACCAACTTCCTGCTAAACGCATTAAAGTTGATATGTCCACCTCGAATTCCCATGAACAATACACAGACCATCAACCGGACGCGGATATACATCTCGGAGAAAGACAACAACTGCCGTCACAGGACATTCCCTTCAGCATCTCGGGCCAACCTTCTAGTGGAGCGCCCTCTGAAATGGGTACCGCCGACATTCTCCACGATGACGGAGCCGAGTGGCTCAACGCCCTCGACAGCCGAAACTTCTTCGATTTCGGCAGCCTGTACAACTTCGACTCGACCATAGCACGACCGCTGCCCGAGGTGCCCGCTATGCAGTTCAACGCTGACAAAGAACAAAGCATCCTTGAGCATATTCTCGAAAACGTCATGGACAAAGTCCCCGACGACCTGTACTAA